One genomic segment of Longimicrobium sp. includes these proteins:
- a CDS encoding metalloregulator ArsR/SmtB family transcription factor has protein sequence MVVRHPLSDADLDRLFRALADATRRDIVARLMAGEPLSVSALATRYDMSFAAVQKHVAALEAAGLVTKQPQGRERIVRGNPDRIGRARELLAHLEGLWRARFSQLDAVLADPTTPE, from the coding sequence ATGGTTGTACGTCACCCACTCAGCGATGCGGACCTGGACCGCCTTTTCCGCGCGCTCGCCGATGCGACGCGCCGCGACATCGTCGCGCGGCTGATGGCCGGGGAGCCCCTGTCGGTCTCGGCCCTGGCCACGCGGTACGACATGTCGTTCGCGGCGGTCCAGAAGCACGTCGCCGCGCTCGAGGCGGCTGGCCTGGTGACCAAGCAACCGCAGGGCCGCGAACGCATCGTCCGCGGCAACCCTGACCGCATCGGCCGGGCGCGCGAGCTGCTCGCCCACCTGGAGGGGCTGTGGAGGGCGCGCTTCAGCCAGCTCGATGCGGTACTCGCCGATCCCACAACCCCGGAGTGA